In a single window of the Bacillus horti genome:
- a CDS encoding VOC family protein, whose protein sequence is MQTNSFYPVILTDKVAESADFYSKYFNFEKVYEADWYVSLKLTQDKHDYELAILNSKHTTIPEAYQRRVQGLILNFEVDDVDTEYQRLVVEERLPLELDIRDEEFGQRHFIISDPNGVLIDLIKIIPPSEEESDKYVEKVWSED, encoded by the coding sequence ATGCAAACAAATAGTTTCTACCCCGTCATTCTAACAGATAAAGTAGCTGAAAGCGCTGATTTCTATTCGAAGTATTTTAACTTTGAAAAGGTTTATGAAGCAGATTGGTATGTAAGCTTGAAGCTAACACAGGATAAGCACGATTATGAGTTAGCTATTCTGAACTCGAAACATACTACTATTCCTGAAGCATACCAGAGAAGGGTGCAGGGCTTAATCTTAAACTTTGAGGTTGATGATGTGGATACCGAATATCAACGTCTTGTTGTAGAGGAGAGACTCCCATTAGAATTAGATATACGTGATGAGGAGTTTGGGCAGCGTCACTTTATTATTTCTGATCCAAACGGAGTGTTGATAGACCTGATTAAAATCATTCCACCCTCAGAGGAGGAAAGTGACAAATATGTAGAGAAGGTATGGTCTGAAGATTAA
- a CDS encoding TPM domain-containing protein has translation MVKKLKLLSSLVLLLLCMSVFMSSYPVHANIPDPQGFINDYAEMLSDGEQQEVEQEIERSTVNLYVFTMESLNGEQISSLSADTFEQWGIQPTEVLLVIAQREGEVYLQVATGSSLDQAISQNFGGGSGTNDITNFLDRHFIPHAVNGDFKQGMIEVIQELDTLQSSTPPAPSPSPNANQPTVPPVTDSGANNGSGFSLLIVLGIVLLLAIVIYFFLHLSNRKRLMTEQKSLKEQHQAALVAIHQIEQELKPLFQFSRGQSAEYLKETKQTFYDVLQNATQLSSKVNQLTIPFWYSKKKVDDELGKIDNQVTGFNRKIHKINEKITAYKKMEEEVIPVMDQCQQELAEVESFLQQQTESSFSLKRLIAEKESIKKVIETASKNIQFDPLHVKELLKELPEKLKKLKEDSRKMKEHIQQFTKLPEYKENIQQQMDHLVKTENLILTEIQPYSVFDRVKKELPRLEDALHEGDVKNSVDILNRVQDWLDHAVEQVRESITARDWILEKVQYVEEEIPSYSEPLIGRLKDAIELVKKDYEKVHWEAQLSSIPLIPQNKAIIEQLLPEIRQCVLESNQLYFQGKKLLTQVLEHLDENMKIKESILQLRKQLDDKYMALEKENHQLAHRFTQALNLIKQNHLQRYASIQQFDQQIRGLGQQIESTTLQSLRHVDRYEELIQQMKGTIGQFEALITSTIDQKKQAEQELQVMNSTFSAALKKCGSKISVTQYRTYFNDLLSRAEVALAQGEFEIIASVRSDMQSILKEMEEAYRKQIEHERRLARQRQRQLQRMSHHHWGSGSGSGWGGGSSRGGGSSWGGSSRGGGSSWGGSSRGGGSGFGGSRGGGSGFRGGSRGGGSRF, from the coding sequence ATGGTAAAAAAGCTTAAGCTACTGAGCAGTTTAGTATTACTTCTACTCTGTATGTCTGTATTTATGTCTAGTTATCCCGTACACGCCAATATTCCTGACCCTCAGGGCTTTATCAACGACTATGCTGAAATGCTCAGTGATGGAGAGCAGCAAGAGGTTGAGCAGGAAATTGAGCGTTCAACAGTAAACCTATACGTATTTACAATGGAGAGCTTAAATGGTGAGCAAATCTCTAGCTTATCTGCGGATACTTTTGAACAGTGGGGTATACAACCTACTGAAGTCCTTCTGGTCATTGCTCAACGTGAAGGAGAGGTATATCTTCAAGTGGCTACTGGTAGCTCTCTGGATCAAGCTATTTCACAGAACTTTGGAGGAGGTTCAGGTACAAACGATATAACTAACTTTCTCGACAGGCACTTTATTCCACATGCAGTAAACGGAGACTTTAAGCAAGGAATGATTGAGGTTATCCAGGAGCTGGATACTCTTCAGTCAAGCACACCTCCTGCTCCAAGTCCTAGCCCGAATGCCAATCAGCCTACTGTACCTCCTGTAACAGACTCTGGTGCGAATAATGGATCAGGTTTCTCCCTACTGATTGTCCTTGGAATCGTGCTTCTACTTGCAATTGTCATCTATTTCTTTCTACACCTTTCCAATAGGAAGCGTTTGATGACGGAGCAAAAAAGTTTAAAGGAGCAACATCAAGCTGCTCTTGTTGCTATCCACCAAATTGAACAGGAGCTCAAGCCACTCTTTCAATTTTCAAGAGGCCAGTCTGCTGAGTATCTAAAGGAGACTAAGCAGACCTTTTATGATGTGCTGCAAAATGCCACTCAGCTTAGTAGTAAGGTCAACCAGCTGACCATTCCGTTCTGGTACAGCAAAAAGAAAGTGGATGACGAGCTTGGAAAAATAGATAATCAGGTGACGGGCTTTAACCGCAAGATTCATAAGATCAATGAGAAAATCACAGCCTACAAAAAGATGGAGGAAGAAGTCATTCCTGTAATGGACCAGTGTCAGCAGGAATTAGCGGAGGTTGAGTCGTTTTTACAGCAACAGACTGAATCATCCTTCTCATTAAAGCGGCTTATAGCAGAAAAGGAAAGCATCAAGAAGGTTATCGAAACAGCTTCAAAAAATATTCAATTTGATCCCTTGCATGTGAAGGAGCTATTGAAAGAGCTCCCTGAAAAACTAAAGAAACTCAAAGAAGATAGCCGAAAAATGAAGGAGCATATTCAGCAGTTTACAAAGCTCCCTGAGTATAAAGAAAATATTCAGCAGCAAATGGATCATCTTGTTAAAACAGAAAATCTCATTCTAACCGAAATTCAGCCTTATTCTGTCTTTGATCGAGTAAAGAAGGAATTGCCACGGCTGGAAGATGCGCTTCATGAAGGCGATGTGAAGAATTCTGTGGACATTTTGAATAGAGTACAAGATTGGCTCGATCATGCCGTAGAACAGGTTAGAGAAAGTATAACGGCTAGAGATTGGATATTGGAAAAAGTTCAATACGTCGAGGAGGAAATTCCTTCCTACTCCGAACCGTTAATTGGTCGGCTAAAAGACGCTATTGAGCTAGTGAAAAAGGATTATGAAAAAGTTCATTGGGAAGCTCAATTGTCTAGTATTCCGCTTATTCCACAGAACAAAGCTATAATAGAACAACTGCTTCCAGAGATTAGACAATGTGTTTTGGAAAGCAATCAGCTATATTTTCAAGGCAAAAAGCTTCTCACTCAAGTGCTTGAACATCTTGATGAGAATATGAAGATAAAGGAGTCTATCCTTCAACTGAGAAAACAGCTAGATGATAAGTATATGGCTTTAGAGAAGGAAAATCATCAGCTAGCTCATCGATTTACACAGGCTTTAAACCTTATTAAGCAAAACCATTTACAAAGATATGCCAGTATTCAGCAGTTTGATCAGCAGATTAGGGGTCTAGGGCAACAAATTGAAAGCACGACACTGCAAAGCTTAAGACATGTAGATAGGTATGAAGAGCTTATTCAACAAATGAAAGGTACCATTGGGCAATTCGAAGCACTCATTACATCTACAATTGATCAGAAAAAACAAGCCGAGCAAGAGCTGCAAGTCATGAATTCCACGTTCTCAGCTGCCCTTAAAAAATGTGGCTCTAAAATAAGTGTCACTCAATATCGCACTTATTTTAACGATTTACTAAGTCGAGCAGAGGTAGCACTAGCGCAAGGAGAATTTGAAATTATTGCTTCTGTTCGCTCTGACATGCAGAGTATCCTTAAGGAAATGGAAGAAGCATATCGCAAGCAGATCGAGCATGAGCGCAGGCTAGCAAGACAGCGCCAACGACAGCTCCAGAGGATGAGTCATCATCATTGGGGAAGCGGTTCTGGCTCTGGATGGGGCGGCGGTTCATCACGAGGCGGTGGCTCGAGTTGGGGTGGTTCCTCTAGGGGAGGCGGTTCGAGCTGGGGAGGATCTTCTAGAGGAGGCGGCTCTGGCTTTGGCGGCTCTCGTGGTGGTGGTTCTGGCTTTAGAGGAGGATCACGAGGCGGCGGTTCAAGATTTTAA
- a CDS encoding PspA/IM30 family protein, whose amino-acid sequence MSIFRRMFRIGKANVNSALDKMEDPVKMIEQILRELEDDVAKVTAAVTTQMAVEKRFERELKDAEALVERRDQQARQALANGEEELAREALVDKNRHVEKRDKARASYESAKANSERLRQQLSEMKSKVQDMKAQKSTLIAQAEAAKATKKINQTMSGANTDSLTNSFARMEEKVQQMHDEAQAAQELANEGKSFDDKFEEMVKSTASKDIDDELAALKAELNKE is encoded by the coding sequence ATGAGTATTTTTAGAAGAATGTTTAGAATTGGGAAAGCGAATGTAAACTCCGCGTTAGATAAAATGGAGGATCCGGTCAAAATGATAGAGCAAATTCTACGAGAGCTTGAGGATGACGTAGCTAAGGTTACGGCTGCTGTCACAACTCAAATGGCCGTGGAGAAGCGCTTTGAGCGTGAGCTAAAGGATGCTGAGGCTTTGGTAGAAAGACGAGATCAGCAGGCAAGGCAAGCGCTGGCTAATGGAGAAGAGGAGCTTGCTCGTGAAGCCTTGGTAGATAAGAACCGTCATGTGGAGAAACGAGATAAAGCAAGAGCAAGCTATGAGAGTGCTAAAGCAAACTCTGAAAGGCTTCGTCAGCAGCTATCCGAAATGAAATCTAAGGTTCAGGATATGAAGGCGCAGAAGAGTACATTAATCGCTCAAGCTGAAGCAGCAAAAGCAACGAAGAAAATTAATCAAACGATGAGTGGAGCAAACACAGATAGCCTCACAAACAGCTTTGCTCGTATGGAGGAAAAGGTTCAGCAAATGCACGATGAAGCACAGGCTGCTCAGGAGCTTGCGAACGAAGGGAAATCTTTTGATGACAAATTCGAAGAAATGGTTAAAAGCACAGCTTCAAAGGATATTGACGATGAGCTAGCTGCGCTTAAGGCTGAATTAAACAAAGAATAG
- a CDS encoding alpha/beta family hydrolase yields MAFVKIETVGYKQLVSSLLISNDTNEDSLAIMLPGMGYNNDMPLQYYAAKYFESKGFDILNVNYNYKDSKAFRDASLEEKSEWIRADVVGAVKDALNRKEYKHVVLVCKSIGTIAGLEALATLEALKHSQIIWLTPLTQEEIIVQALQQLTQKSLIVIGTNDPCYVKENVKRLSEVSNFNVMLVPDADHSLELRGDTSQSIRIIGEVINKIDQFYKGI; encoded by the coding sequence ATGGCTTTTGTAAAAATTGAAACGGTGGGATATAAGCAGTTGGTATCGAGTTTACTTATAAGCAACGATACTAATGAGGATAGCTTAGCCATTATGCTTCCGGGTATGGGCTACAATAATGACATGCCTCTTCAGTACTATGCGGCTAAATATTTTGAGTCGAAAGGCTTTGATATATTAAATGTGAACTATAACTATAAAGATAGTAAGGCCTTTAGGGATGCTTCCTTAGAGGAAAAAAGTGAATGGATAAGAGCTGACGTAGTAGGTGCCGTTAAAGATGCTCTAAATAGAAAAGAATACAAGCATGTTGTGCTTGTATGTAAATCGATTGGAACTATCGCTGGTCTTGAAGCGCTAGCTACTTTAGAAGCTCTAAAGCATTCGCAAATCATCTGGCTTACCCCATTAACTCAAGAGGAGATCATTGTTCAAGCTTTACAACAACTTACGCAAAAATCCCTTATTGTGATTGGAACAAACGATCCTTGTTATGTAAAAGAAAATGTTAAAAGATTAAGTGAAGTCTCAAACTTTAATGTGATGTTGGTTCCAGATGCAGATCATTCGCTGGAGCTGAGAGGGGATACTTCTCAATCCATCCGTATAATCGGCGAAGTAATAAACAAAATAGATCAATTTTATAAAGGAATATAA
- a CDS encoding NUDIX domain-containing protein → MRIIVTGGAIIRDSLGRILLQQRSDYGDWGLPGGAMEPGESIEETMKREVLQETGLVVDEYALNTVYSGSRMEYVYPDGNKVVFVMFIFDVQANLEGKLAEDGQTLLFEDKARESIKLQFMDVQNIDLSTISSVQKLLIQDIKQNITTILRT, encoded by the coding sequence ATGAGAATTATAGTTACTGGTGGTGCCATAATTAGAGATTCACTAGGAAGAATATTGCTGCAACAAAGATCTGACTACGGAGATTGGGGACTCCCAGGAGGAGCGATGGAGCCAGGTGAATCAATTGAGGAAACGATGAAACGTGAGGTATTGCAGGAGACAGGACTTGTAGTTGATGAATATGCGTTAAACACCGTTTACAGTGGTTCAAGAATGGAGTATGTGTATCCAGATGGAAATAAAGTTGTCTTTGTCATGTTTATCTTTGATGTACAAGCTAACTTAGAGGGTAAGCTTGCTGAAGATGGTCAAACCTTGTTGTTTGAAGATAAAGCCCGTGAATCAATTAAACTACAGTTTATGGATGTGCAAAATATCGATCTTTCGACGATTAGCTCTGTGCAGAAGCTACTCATACAAGATATAAAACAAAACATAACTACAATTCTAAGAACCTAG
- a CDS encoding helix-turn-helix domain-containing protein, whose amino-acid sequence MAKKADMLLHPIRMRIIQALLLENALTVAQLVIKLGNVPQATIYRHINLLLEAQMIEVTDTKRVQGTVERYFSVAKENLSIPEAEMRAASQEDTLRYLTAFHTSLLQQAEDYIMHTPAENYEKDGFGFWQIPLHLTEDQYQQFSVRFKELLQDFEGHEAGPGTKSRLFSGMFIPQKDS is encoded by the coding sequence ATGGCAAAAAAAGCAGACATGCTCTTGCATCCCATCCGTATGCGTATTATTCAAGCTTTACTTCTAGAGAACGCATTGACTGTTGCTCAGCTCGTGATAAAATTAGGTAATGTTCCTCAAGCTACCATATACAGACATATAAACCTGTTATTAGAGGCTCAGATGATTGAAGTTACAGATACAAAAAGAGTACAGGGTACAGTAGAACGCTATTTCTCTGTGGCCAAAGAAAATCTAAGTATACCCGAAGCGGAAATGCGTGCTGCTTCCCAAGAGGATACATTACGTTACTTAACAGCATTCCATACTAGTTTGTTACAGCAAGCAGAAGATTATATTATGCATACTCCAGCAGAGAATTATGAAAAGGATGGTTTTGGTTTTTGGCAGATTCCTTTGCACTTGACGGAAGATCAGTATCAACAGTTCTCTGTAAGATTTAAGGAGCTCCTTCAAGACTTTGAAGGACATGAAGCAGGACCTGGAACTAAGTCAAGGCTGTTCTCAGGCATGTTTATTCCTCAAAAAGATTCTTGA